The following coding sequences are from one Geothrix sp. window:
- the hisG gene encoding ATP phosphoribosyltransferase: MTASTLLIAFPKGRLGDELVPKLAGTPLALDAQALKSRVLRIPTATPGVAALLLKGADLPRYVAAGVASLGIVGSDTLDEMDMDLLELADLGFGACRLSLCAQEGVSLDSLRAKPHLRLATKFPRATEAWLTREGLTAELVPLSSSAELAPLLGLADAIVDLVQTGGTLRAHGLVETAVLGHSSARLVAARGAYLSEPGRIRPLAQLLVTLLRKEA; this comes from the coding sequence ATGACCGCCTCCACGCTCCTCATCGCCTTCCCCAAGGGCCGTCTCGGCGACGAGCTGGTCCCGAAGCTCGCGGGCACGCCCCTGGCCCTCGACGCCCAGGCCCTGAAGTCCCGGGTGCTCCGCATTCCCACCGCCACCCCCGGCGTGGCTGCCCTGCTGCTCAAGGGCGCAGACCTGCCCCGCTACGTGGCCGCGGGCGTGGCCTCCCTGGGCATCGTGGGCTCGGACACCCTGGACGAGATGGACATGGACCTGCTGGAGCTGGCGGATCTGGGCTTCGGTGCCTGCCGTCTCTCCCTCTGCGCCCAGGAAGGCGTTTCGCTGGATTCACTCCGGGCCAAGCCCCACCTGCGCCTGGCCACCAAGTTCCCCAGGGCCACCGAGGCCTGGCTCACCCGGGAAGGGCTCACCGCCGAGCTGGTGCCCCTCAGCAGCAGCGCGGAGCTGGCGCCTCTGCTGGGCCTGGCGGACGCCATCGTGGATCTGGTCCAGACCGGCGGCACCCTCAGGGCCCACGGCCTGGTGGAGACCGCCGTCCTCGGCCATTCCTCCGCCCGCCTCGTGGCCGCGCGGGGCGCGTACCTCAGCGAACCCGGGCGCATCCGACCGCTGGCGCAGCTGCTCGTCACCCTGCTCCGCAAGGAAGCCTAG
- a CDS encoding methyl-accepting chemotaxis protein, with amino-acid sequence MTFTLIVAGIALLVGIVLARAITISVTRPIQAMGAVIETVAQGDLTRRVDIHSKDELGELARTLNATNEGLREMVLQIQESAMAISTASGEISMGNTDLSRRTEEQAASLEETASSMEQITSNVNQTADNARSANTESAKARQVAQDGGAAVTQVIAAMEAINQSSAKINEIIGVVDEIAFQTNLLALNAAVEAARAGEQGRGFAVVAAEVRNLAKRSADAAKEIKGLIRESVAKSEDGNRVAAHAGETIQGVVANVQRVTSLVGEIANATQEQSTGLNEINKAVVQMDEVTQQNAALVEESAAAAESLDAQAHALTEIVGRFKTGVEVRRA; translated from the coding sequence GTGACCTTCACCCTGATCGTGGCGGGCATCGCCCTGCTCGTGGGGATCGTGCTGGCACGCGCCATCACCATCAGCGTCACCCGGCCCATCCAGGCCATGGGCGCGGTCATCGAGACCGTGGCCCAGGGTGATCTCACGCGGCGGGTGGACATCCATTCAAAGGACGAGCTGGGCGAGCTGGCGCGCACTCTCAACGCCACCAACGAGGGACTGCGGGAGATGGTGCTGCAGATCCAGGAGAGCGCCATGGCCATCTCCACGGCCTCGGGTGAGATTTCCATGGGCAACACGGACCTGAGTCGCCGCACCGAGGAGCAGGCCGCCAGCCTGGAGGAGACCGCCAGCAGCATGGAGCAGATCACCAGCAACGTGAACCAGACCGCCGACAACGCGCGCTCCGCCAACACCGAATCTGCCAAAGCCCGCCAGGTGGCCCAGGATGGCGGCGCCGCCGTCACCCAGGTCATCGCCGCCATGGAGGCCATCAACCAGTCCTCGGCCAAGATCAACGAGATCATCGGCGTGGTGGATGAGATCGCCTTCCAGACCAACCTGCTGGCCCTCAACGCCGCGGTGGAGGCGGCCCGGGCCGGCGAGCAGGGCCGCGGGTTCGCCGTGGTCGCCGCCGAAGTGCGCAACCTGGCCAAACGCAGCGCCGATGCCGCCAAGGAGATCAAGGGCCTCATCCGCGAGAGCGTGGCCAAGTCCGAGGACGGCAACCGGGTGGCCGCCCATGCGGGCGAGACCATCCAGGGTGTGGTGGCCAACGTGCAGCGTGTGACCTCGCTGGTCGGCGAGATCGCCAATGCCACCCAGGAGCAGAGCACGGGCCTGAACGAGATCAACAAGGCCGTGGTGCAGATGGACGAGGTCACCCAGCAGAACGCCGCCCTGGTGGAGGAATCCGCCGCCGCCGCGGAATCCCTGGATGCCCAGGCCCACGCCCTCACGGAGATCGTCGGCCGCTTCAAGACCGGCGTCGAGGTGCGGCGGGCCTAG